The window CTCCCCTCACTTCCGACCGAATCTCTTTCCGGCCATCGAAAGAGGCGAGGACGGCGACCAAGCGGATTTCATCGTCCTTTTCTTCTCCGTAACAACCGAGCGGGACTTCGCACCCTCCCCCGACCTGGGCCAAAAAAACGCGCTCAATATCCGCCAGACGATGAGCTCGCTCGTCGTTCACGGCGCGAACGATCTCACGGGATTCTTTGTCCTCCCTCCGGCAGGTAACGGCCAGCATACCCTGGCCGACCGCGGGAACGAATTCGAACGGGTCCAATCTCTCG is drawn from Bdellovibrionota bacterium and contains these coding sequences:
- the hemC gene encoding hydroxymethylbilane synthase; translation: VGTSSARRTALLRRHRPDLEIGMLRGNLDTRLRRLEEGKFDAVVVACAGLERLGRTERLSERLDPFEFVPAVGQGMLAVTCRREDKESREIVRAVNDERAHRLADIERVFLAQVGGGCEVPLGCYGEEKDDEIRLVAVLASFDGRKEIRSEVRGEIDRGEELARQLAGRILDQGGRAMIDEIRGDRAV